The following nucleotide sequence is from Mucilaginibacter sp. cycad4.
CCTATACTTTAGGTATTAAACAAGGTAAAAGCATGGGCCAGCTTGCGGGCAACTTTACCGATGCTGTGAAGGATGTGGCGTTGATATTATTGATCATAGCAGGATCGGGAGCGTTTAAGGAAGTTTTAACGGCCAGCGGTGTAAGCAGCCAGATAGCATCGCAACTGCAATCTTTCAATTTGCCGCCGCTGTTATTAGGCTGGGTGATAGCCGCTATTATTCGCGTTAGTTTGGGCTCGGCAACAGTTGCCGGCCTAACAGCCGCAGGCATTGTCGCGCCGCTGGTTTTGCAAAACCATGTCAATCCCAATTTAATGGTATTATCTATTGGAGCTGGCAGCCTGGCGTTTTCGCATGTAAACGATTCGGGTTTTTGGCTGTATAAAGAGTATTTTAATTTAAGTATTAAGGATACTATAAAATCATGGTCACTAATGGAAACGCTTGTTTCTGTTATAGGGCTTGTGGGAGTAACTGTTATTAACCTGTTTATTAAATAAAAATATGTTTGTTATCAAAAAACTATCGGCAAGTTTAGCGCTGTTAATTTTTATGCTGATCACCGGCAATGGTGCATTAGCGCAGCCGGTTACTGCTCCCGGCAGCTATTATACTTCGTTTGATGGTGTTAAAATTCATTATGAAGTGAAAGGCGATGGCTTCCCGGTGATACTGGTACATGGTTTTTCGGGCACGGGCGAAGGCTGGAAAAAAGGACAGCTTTATAATGATCTGTTAACGGCTGGTTATAAAGTGATCATACTGGACCAGCGGGGCAACGGTTGGTCGGACAAGCCCCACGACGATGCCGGTTATGCTAATGACGCTGAAGCCAAAGACATCATGGGCCTGGCCACAAGCCTTGGCTTGAAACGATATGATATTGTTGGATACTCCCGTGGATCCATCATTACTTCGCGCGTGTTTGTACTGGATAAACGGGTTCAAAAGGCGGTAATGGGTGGCATGGGCGATGCTTATACCAATCCCGAATGGCCGCGAAGGATTCATGCTTATAAGGCTTTAATGGGCGATACCAGCTTTCATGATGTTGATGGGATGATCAAATACATCCACAGTAACCCTTTTGATGAACTTGCTTTGGCCTATCAGCAAAAGTGGCAGCCATCAACCAGCAAACAGGAATTAGGAAAGGTAAAAATCCCGGTGCTGCTCATTGACGGAACCGAAGATCACGATAACGGCGACGAGGTTGCTCTTCATAAGCTCATTCCCGGCTCAAAGCTTGTTCACGTTCCGGGCGATCATAACAGCGCCAGCCGCACTCCCCAATTTTCAAAAGCTGTAATGGCTTTCCTGAAATAACATTTTGTCAGTTAATGTTCAGTTATTGAATTTTTGAGCTGTTATTTTTGATAACGGTCTGCTATTTGTATGAGTGTTTTGTGGTAACACTTATTAAATACATACCATTATGAAAAAGCTAATGATATATATATAAAGTCTAATATATTTTTACAATTAAAGAAAAAAAATGTAACTTGCTTACATGAGCAAAGTAGCATTAAAAATAGAACATTATACTTCAGAAGAGTTACGATCCCTATTGAGGAAAGACGAGAAGTATCAACAGGCGATAAGATTATACGCCTGTTACCAGGTTTCTTTAGGTAAGCGGCCACAGGAGTTGGAATCGATTTACGAAACGTCTTTTAAGTCGATTTGCAATTGGGTAAACCGTTTAAATGAAGGCGGGATAGAGGCATTAATAGATAAGGTAAAACCGGGAAGAAATAACCGGCTTACGAATGATGAGCTACAATCGATAAAAGCTGTATTGTTAAATAAGCAGCCCGATGATTATGGATTTAACAGCGCCACCTGGACAGGGCCGTTATTGATTGAACTGATCAGGAAGGAATATCAGGTTGAATATAAAAAAGCGCAGATATACAATATATTAAAGAAGTTAGGTTTGACATTTCAAAAGGGTAAAGGCCTGTATCCCGAAGCACAGGACAGGGAAGAAAAGGTAAATGTTTTAAAAAAAACTCCGGGAGTT
It contains:
- a CDS encoding alpha/beta hydrolase — translated: MFVIKKLSASLALLIFMLITGNGALAQPVTAPGSYYTSFDGVKIHYEVKGDGFPVILVHGFSGTGEGWKKGQLYNDLLTAGYKVIILDQRGNGWSDKPHDDAGYANDAEAKDIMGLATSLGLKRYDIVGYSRGSIITSRVFVLDKRVQKAVMGGMGDAYTNPEWPRRIHAYKALMGDTSFHDVDGMIKYIHSNPFDELALAYQQKWQPSTSKQELGKVKIPVLLIDGTEDHDNGDEVALHKLIPGSKLVHVPGDHNSASRTPQFSKAVMAFLK
- a CDS encoding helix-turn-helix domain-containing protein produces the protein MSKVALKIEHYTSEELRSLLRKDEKYQQAIRLYACYQVSLGKRPQELESIYETSFKSICNWVNRLNEGGIEALIDKVKPGRNNRLTNDELQSIKAVLLNKQPDDYGFNSATWTGPLLIELIRKEYQVEYKKAQIYNILKKLGLTFQKGKGLYPEAQDREEKVNVLKKTPGVSAS